In Pseudoalteromonas tetraodonis, the genomic window ATTCCATTTATGGGCAATTATTGATGCTGCCCGCTATCGCTCAGGCGGTTAGCTATAGTTAGCTATAGTGAGCATACTTTAATAGCGCCTTATGGCGCTATTTTTGTATCTGGCTTTCATTATTCATAGCTGATTAGGTTATAATCTGTTGTATTAGCAGTACTGGAATAAAGTTATGGAATACCAATTCATTCGCGATCCTATTAGTGGGTTAAGAATTAAAATTAGCAGCGAGCACGCGATTATAGGCCGCTGGTTAAATGAAGAAATAGGCAAAGATAAAGTGGCGATGGTGCAGGCACTTATTAGCTCGGTGAGTTCAAGCTTTGAGCCGGTAACACTTAAAGGCCAAGAAATTGATCTGATCCTTTCTAAAGATGAAGCATTATTCGAAGCACATGCGCTGCATCAAGATAACGAAGATATATTAGCCTACCAAGATGACGAACTCATGCTGGAAGAGAATGATTTAAGCAGTGGTTGTGGTTTTGAAGACTTTGTTGATCTGATCAACTCGTGGCATGAGTTTTCGGCTGGTCGTTAAGTTATATTATCTGTATTATTACTCTAATTATAAATCCAACAGTGGAACCAATATGTCTGCGAATTTAAACAAACTAGTTGTTATGCTAGAAATGCAAAATGCCATGAATACCAAAGTACATGAGCAATGGTTTAGTCAAGGCTTTGAATGGTATAGAGCTATTTGGGTTGAATGTGCAGAAATGCTGGATCATTACGGTTGGAAATGGTGGAAAAAACAAACGCCAGATACTGAACAAGTAATTTTAGAGCTGGTTGATATTTTTCATTTTGGTTTATCGCTACGTATCGACGGTGAGACCAGCTACGAGCAAATAGCAACACAGCTACAAACTCAAATGAGCGCCCCACAGCAAGGTGATGATTTTAAACAAACGCTTGAATTATTAGCAGCCAGTGCGGTTGCCAATAAAACCTTTAACGCGGCTGCTTTTGCCGGTTGTATGGCACAAATCGGTATGGATATTGATGATTTATATCGTGGCTATGTGGGTAAAAATACGCTGAACTTCTTCCGTCAGGATCATGGTTACAAAGAGGGTAGCTACATTAAAGTGTGGCATGGCAAAGAAGATAACGAACACTTAGTTGAAGTAGTTAAAAGCCTTGATACTGAGCATGTAGATTTTGCAAAACAGGTATATCAAGGCTTAGTAGCGCGTTACCCTCAGGGCGAATAAGCCAGGGTCTGTTGACCTTTGCGGATTACAATTTGTTCAAATTAGGGGCGGTTTAATCGCGACGCGAGGTTTGTAACCTAGTGGGCTAAGTAAAAACCGAGCAACAAAGAGTAAATCGCCCCTAGGCAGAACCCTTCGGGCAGCGCCTGTTTGGCATTGATGCTGCGTTATCGCCTATTTATGGGGAATAACCACACCACATAGGCTCTGCCTTGCCTAAATACCAAACAGACTGCTGCAAATTTAACCTTGAAAGATCAACAGACCCTAAATAAGCTTACGGTAATCGGTGACACTTAAGTAATCGGTTATATCGTTATGTGGTTGCTGGCTATTCGGGTTAGCAACCGCAAGTAAATGCTCAATGCCGTATTCTCGTGCGGCATTTAATACCGGTAAGCTGTCATCTACAAATAATGTGCGGCGTTTATCAAACCCTAAATCCCCTTGAACCTTGTGCCATAAACTTTGTTGCTCTTTACTTACCCCATATTCATGCGTTGATACCACCCCGTCTAAGTAGTTATCAATGGCGGTATGTTCAAATTTAAGCATTACGCATTCTGGATGAGCATTGGTAAGTAAAATGAGTTCTTTACCTGCACGTCGAAGTTCAGTTAAAAAATGCGGAACGTCTTCACGAATTTTGATTAAGTGAGCAGACTGGCGCTTTAGTTCGAGAATAGGTAAGTTTAGCTGTGCTTCCCAATAGTCAGAGCAGTACCACTGAATTTTGCCACTCACAGCCTGATAGCGTTTTAAGATATCTGCGCGGGCTGCCTCAAAACTGATATTTTGAGCCAGAGCATGTTGTTGTGGAACAACATTGAGCCAAAAGTCAGTGTCGTAATGTAAATCAAGTAAAGTCCCGTCCATGTCGAGTAATACAGTATCGATTTTTGACCAATTGAGCATGATATATCCTTGTGGAAATTGAGGCGTTAAATGACTACGTTGCGATGAAATGCTTGCAAGCGAAATATAATGGGCTCTGTTAATTGAACTTTAAAAACATATACCCAATGATGAAATATTAAGGGCGAATTCAATAACGCCAGATAAATATTTAACCTTAACTACGGGTAAGATATTTTATGATTAATTCTGCATTTAAATTGCTTTTAATTCAAACTGAAACTCGCATCTTATACTCATTTGGGTATATGATTAGTATAACTGCAATGATAGCAAATTGATGCCCATGACACAGAAAAAGCACCCAACACCACCACAAATTCTCAGTAATAATGTTGTCGCTAAAAGTCGCTTATTTACTGTGGAGTCTTTAGAACTAAAATTTTCAAATGACGAAGAGCGTCAGTATGAACGAATTCGCGGCGGTGGCCGTGGAGCCGTTATGATTGTACCCATCACAGCTGAAAACGAACTACTACTCGTTCGAGAGTATTGCGCCGGCACCAATGATTATCAGTTAGGTTTCCCTAAAGGATTAATTGACCCCGGTGAAACACCTGAGCAAGCGGCAAACCGAGAGCTCAAAGAAGAAATTGGCTTTGGTGCTGAATACTTTGAAGCACTTAAAACGGTCACTATGGCGCCTAGTTATTTCAATGCCACTATGCATATTCTCTTTGCTAAAGATTTATACCCTGAAACCCTATTAGGTGATGAGCCAGAGCCATTAGTGCTTGTTAAATGGCCACTTGCGCAGTGGCAGTCGCTATTAGAACAACCTGACTTTACTGAAGCACGTAGTGTTGCCGCTCTGCTATTATTAGATAAGTACTTAGCCTCAGGAGCGACTAATGGATAAATTACTTGAACCATGCATAACACTTGCCCAAAGTGCAGGTGATGCAATTATGGCTATTTATAAAAAAGATGATATTGGTCAACAAGAAAAATCAGACAATACGCCAGTTACTAAAGCAGATTTAGCCGCAAACGATGTACTTGTTGCTGGCTTAAAAGCGCTAGCTCCCGATATTCCTATTATGTCCGAAGAGACGCCGATCCCAGCATTGGAAGACAGGCAGCACTGGCAACGCTATTGGCTGCTTGATCCGATGGATGGCACCGGTGAATTTATATTAGAAAGCGGCGACTTTGCCGTTAATATTGCGCTGATAGAAAATAATCATCCTGTATTGGGAGTGATTCATTGGCCAGCAAAAGGCGTGACCTATTTTGCTACCGCTAATAATGGGGCGTTTAAGCGTAAAGGCGAGCATGATAAACAAATATTTGTAGCGCCTCCCGAAAGTTTAACTTTGGCTGTAAGTCGCCGCCAAAAAATAGAAGCCGTGAGTCAGTATTTAAATGCGCAATTTGCAACGGTGGCTTTAGGCTCATGTTCGCTTAAAGCTTGTATTGTTGCTGAAGGTAAAGCTGACTGCTTTTTAAGAATTGGTCCCACTGGTGAATGGGACACTGGCGCATCACAAGTAATAGTTGAAGAGGCGGGGGGGTGTATTACCGATGCTGAGTTTAACCCTCTGACCTATAACCAAAGGGAAAGCACAGAAAACCCAGACTTTATTGTTATGGGTCATCCCGATTGGGAGTGGCAAAAAATGATAAACCCACATCAGCGATTAGTGTAATAATAGCCGTTTGATGGGTTTTTGTTCACTTAAACGTTTTTAATTAGTAAAACCTTGCATTATAGGTTTATTCCTATATTATAGCGCTCTCTTCGAAACAGGCTTGTGAATAACACGATACTGTTACAAAGAAATTACAGGCGCGGGATGGAGCAGCCTGGTAGCTCGTCGGGCTCATAACCCGAAGGTCGTCGGTTCAAATCCGGCTCCCGCAACCAATTTCCTTTAGAGGTTTTAGGTTACTGTAAACTCTAACTTAAGAGATTAAATTAAGTAGTCGATAGACTTAAAATATACAGGCGCGGGATGGAGCAGCCTGGTAGCTCGTCGGGCTCATAACCCGAAGGTCGTCGGTTCAAATCCGGCTCCCGCAACCAATTTTTCATTGGAAGCCAAGTTGTAATGTAAGCAACTATAAATAAATCTGCAATTTCAGGCGCGGGATGGAGCAGTCTGGTAGCTCGTCGGGCTCATAACCCGAAGGTCGTCGGTTCAAATCCGGCTCCCGCAACCACTGAAATAAACAGTTATAGTAAAGCAACACGCCTAAAGCGTGTTTTTTTATGCCTAAAATTCAGTGAAATGGGTAGCTCGTCGGTCTCAGCTCTCCATTAGCCAGCAAAGGTTGTCGGTTCAAATCCGGCTCCCGCAACCACTGAAATAACATGTTTTATTAAATCGACACGCTAAAGCGTGTTTTTTTATGCCTGAAATTCAGTGCGCCTAAAAGCGCGTCGGACCCAGCTCTCCATTAGCCAGCAAAGGTCGTTGGTTCAAATCCGGCTCCCGCAACCACTGAAATAACATGTTTTATTAAATCGACACGCCTAAAGCGTGTTTTTTTATGCCTAAAATTCATATTCCCTCACGCTATTTTTAACACGTATTTCTGCTGTTCTTTTCTAATTCTACTTTTTGAAAGTGTTATTGCTGAATATTTAGTATGCTATGCGTTAAACTCTTTAAAACTTTTTGTAATCAAAATTATGACTGAACTCTATCACTGGTTTGATTTAATTGGCGTAGCGGTATTTGCTATATCGGGCACCTTGGTTGCCTATGAAAAGAAAATGGATGGCTTTGGTGTGGTTGTGCTTGCAACCGTTACGGCTATTGGTGGCGGTACTGTTCGCGATGTGATACTCGATCAACCCGTATTTTGGTTACACGACCAAAGCTACTTCTATGCTATTTTAGCCGCAGTGCTTGTTACAACACGACTGATCAATAAACAAAAATCGATTCCTTATTATGTTTTACAAACAGCCGATGCATTTGGTTTAGCCTTTTTTGCGGTAATGGGAGCACAAAAAGCGCAATTGGCCGGTATGCCTGATATGACGGTTATTATTATGGCGGTGATCACCCCCTGTTTTGGTGGATTGATTCGCGATGTGCTTGCCCGCGATATTCCTATGCTCCTCAAAGGTGAGCTCTATGCTATTACCTGTATTGCTGGTGGTATTGTATATACCTTAGCTATAAACCTATCTTTAACGGTGGAAGTGGCGATGATCTTGAGTATGTTAATGACCTTATTGCTGCGCTTTTCGGCCATTAAATGGAAGATTATATTACATGTTTTTAAATATCCTGACTAAACTGGTTTAATACAGCAGTTAACTAGGATAAGGAATGTCGTTAGCCCGTATATTTTCTCGCGCACAAGTAGGAATTAATGCCCCCGAGGTTATGGTTGAAGTGCATTTAGGGAATGGTTTACCTGCATTTCATATTGTCGGCTTACCCGAAGCATCGGTTAAAGAGGCCAAGGATAGAGTACGCAGCGCTCTTGAAAACTCTCAATTTGGATTTCCCGATCAACGTATTACCGTTAATTTAGCACCTGCCGATTTACCAAAAGACGGCGGGCGGTTTGACCTTGCGATTGCGGTAGGCATTTTGGTCGCATCGGGGCAAATAGTCTGCCCTGATATTCATAAGTATGAGTTTTATGGTGAGCTTGCACTTAATGGTGAAATACGTGCAGTGAATGCTATTTTACCCTCAGTGCTCGGTGCTAAAGAGCAAAACCGTTGTTGCTTTCTTCCTCTTGAAAACGATAGTTTGGCCAGCCTTGTCAGCGGTGTAAAACGAAAAGCGGTAAGCTCTATACAAGAGGTGTGGGGAGACTTACTCAACCAACAACCTTTACCATTGAATATTGCCTACCCTGACTGTACCCAAGCGCCAGACTTTTTACTCGATTTAAGTGATGTAAAAGGCCAACCCGGTGCTAAACGAGTACTAGAAATTGCTGCCGCAGGTGGACATAACCTACTATTTTTAGGGCCACCAGGAACCGGCAAATCAATGCTTGCGCAACGAATGTCTACAATAATGCCAACCATGTCAGATGATGAAGCCATTGATACCGCTGCTTTGTATTCCATTATTGGCCACTCAATCGATTTAACCAACTGGCGTCAGCGACCATTTCGAAATCCTCATCACACTTGCTCTGCAGTTGCGCTGGTAGGCGGTTCGTCTAACCCTAAACCCGGTGAAATATCGTTAGCGCACAATGGCGTATTATTTTTAGATGAGCTGCCTGAATTTGAGCGCAAAGTACTGGACTCGTTACGAGAACCAATGGAAACCGGAACCGTGACGATTTCGCGCGCGGCAAGACAAATGGAATTTCCGGCACAGTTTCAGCTTATTGCAGCACTTAATCCCAGCCCGACAGGGTGCCATCATGATAAACGGGCGACCCCTGATCAAGTGATGCGTTATTTATCGCGGGTATCAGGACCGTTTATCGATAGAATTGATTTGCAAATTGAGCTCCCTAGACTAAGCAGCGTGGAGCTACAAAGTACGACTGCAGAAGAAACCAGTGCTGAAGTGAGAGCGCGAGTAGAAGCGGCTTATGCAATACAATTAAAACGCCAAGGTAAAGTGAATGCGCGGCTAAATAACAAAGAAATGAGCTTATACTGTGAGTTACCCGCTGCGGAGCTACAGTTTTTAGCTAGAGCCAGTGAAAAGCTGGCGTTATCGCCGCGCTCTTATCATAGAGTGATAAAAGTAGCGCGTACCATTAGTGATTTAAAAGGCGCGCCACAAATTAGTTTAAATGAACTTAAAGAAGCGCTTAATTATCGGGCATTTGAGCGTTTATTATCGCAGTTAACCCAATACTAAATAGATAGCATATAGCCTTTACCACGCACGGTGACGATGCGTTTTTGATCTTTCTCATCGTTCAGCTTTTTACGTAAACGACCCACTAACACGTCTACGGTACGATCGTTGGGGCTCCAATCAGGCTGGCCAATTTCTTCTGATATTT contains:
- a CDS encoding YifB family Mg chelatase-like AAA ATPase; protein product: MSLARIFSRAQVGINAPEVMVEVHLGNGLPAFHIVGLPEASVKEAKDRVRSALENSQFGFPDQRITVNLAPADLPKDGGRFDLAIAVGILVASGQIVCPDIHKYEFYGELALNGEIRAVNAILPSVLGAKEQNRCCFLPLENDSLASLVSGVKRKAVSSIQEVWGDLLNQQPLPLNIAYPDCTQAPDFLLDLSDVKGQPGAKRVLEIAAAGGHNLLFLGPPGTGKSMLAQRMSTIMPTMSDDEAIDTAALYSIIGHSIDLTNWRQRPFRNPHHTCSAVALVGGSSNPKPGEISLAHNGVLFLDELPEFERKVLDSLREPMETGTVTISRAARQMEFPAQFQLIAALNPSPTGCHHDKRATPDQVMRYLSRVSGPFIDRIDLQIELPRLSSVELQSTTAEETSAEVRARVEAAYAIQLKRQGKVNARLNNKEMSLYCELPAAELQFLARASEKLALSPRSYHRVIKVARTISDLKGAPQISLNELKEALNYRAFERLLSQLTQY
- the cysQ gene encoding 3'(2'),5'-bisphosphate nucleotidase CysQ, yielding MDKLLEPCITLAQSAGDAIMAIYKKDDIGQQEKSDNTPVTKADLAANDVLVAGLKALAPDIPIMSEETPIPALEDRQHWQRYWLLDPMDGTGEFILESGDFAVNIALIENNHPVLGVIHWPAKGVTYFATANNGAFKRKGEHDKQIFVAPPESLTLAVSRRQKIEAVSQYLNAQFATVALGSCSLKACIVAEGKADCFLRIGPTGEWDTGASQVIVEEAGGCITDAEFNPLTYNQRESTENPDFIVMGHPDWEWQKMINPHQRLV
- the yrfG gene encoding GMP/IMP nucleotidase, which codes for MLNWSKIDTVLLDMDGTLLDLHYDTDFWLNVVPQQHALAQNISFEAARADILKRYQAVSGKIQWYCSDYWEAQLNLPILELKRQSAHLIKIREDVPHFLTELRRAGKELILLTNAHPECVMLKFEHTAIDNYLDGVVSTHEYGVSKEQQSLWHKVQGDLGFDKRRTLFVDDSLPVLNAAREYGIEHLLAVANPNSQQPHNDITDYLSVTDYRKLI
- a CDS encoding trimeric intracellular cation channel family protein → MTELYHWFDLIGVAVFAISGTLVAYEKKMDGFGVVVLATVTAIGGGTVRDVILDQPVFWLHDQSYFYAILAAVLVTTRLINKQKSIPYYVLQTADAFGLAFFAVMGAQKAQLAGMPDMTVIIMAVITPCFGGLIRDVLARDIPMLLKGELYAITCIAGGIVYTLAINLSLTVEVAMILSMLMTLLLRFSAIKWKIILHVFKYPD
- a CDS encoding dUTP diphosphatase, with translation MSANLNKLVVMLEMQNAMNTKVHEQWFSQGFEWYRAIWVECAEMLDHYGWKWWKKQTPDTEQVILELVDIFHFGLSLRIDGETSYEQIATQLQTQMSAPQQGDDFKQTLELLAASAVANKTFNAAAFAGCMAQIGMDIDDLYRGYVGKNTLNFFRQDHGYKEGSYIKVWHGKEDNEHLVEVVKSLDTEHVDFAKQVYQGLVARYPQGE
- a CDS encoding YacL family protein, with translation MEYQFIRDPISGLRIKISSEHAIIGRWLNEEIGKDKVAMVQALISSVSSSFEPVTLKGQEIDLILSKDEALFEAHALHQDNEDILAYQDDELMLEENDLSSGCGFEDFVDLINSWHEFSAGR
- the nudE gene encoding ADP compounds hydrolase NudE; translation: MTQKKHPTPPQILSNNVVAKSRLFTVESLELKFSNDEERQYERIRGGGRGAVMIVPITAENELLLVREYCAGTNDYQLGFPKGLIDPGETPEQAANRELKEEIGFGAEYFEALKTVTMAPSYFNATMHILFAKDLYPETLLGDEPEPLVLVKWPLAQWQSLLEQPDFTEARSVAALLLLDKYLASGATNG